Proteins encoded in a region of the Phacochoerus africanus isolate WHEZ1 chromosome 8, ROS_Pafr_v1, whole genome shotgun sequence genome:
- the EDN2 gene encoding endothelin-2 isoform X1 produces the protein MVAVPTAWCSIALALLVALHEGKSQAAATPHLEQQLPTPRARGSHLRPRRCSCSSWLDKECVYFCHLDIIWVNTPGQTAPYGLGNPPRRRRRSLPRRCECCSAKDPACATFCHRRPWPDAVALPGSVAKVQAGKTWATAGELLQRLRDIAAARIRFAGQRQEATREPRPTHSRRRKR, from the exons ATGGTCGCCGTGCCCACCGCCTGGTGCTCCATCGCTCTAGCCCTGCTCGTGGCCCTGCACGAAG GCAAGAGCCAGGCGGCTGCCACCCCCCACCTAGAGCAGCAATTGCCCACGCCCCGTGCCCGAGGCTCCCACCTGCGACCTCGGCGTTGCTCCTGCAGCTCTTGGCTCGACAAGGAGTGCGTCTACTTTTGCCACCTGGACATCATCTGGGTGAACACGCCCGG ACAGACAGCTCCTTACGGCCTGGGAAACCCGCCAAGACGCCGGCGCCGCTCCCTGCCAAGGCGCTGTGAGTGCTGCAGTGCCAAGGACCCCGCCTGTGCTACCTTCTGCCATCGAAGGCCCTG GCCTGACGCTGTGGCACTCCCAGGCAGTGTGGCCAAGGTCCAGGCTGGCAAGACATGGGCCACGGCAGGAGAGCTCCTCCAGCGGCTGAG GGACATTGCTGCAGCCAGAATCCGCTTTGCTGGACAACGGCAGGAGGCAACGAGGGAGCCCAGGCCTACCCACTCCAGGCGGAGGAAGAGATAG
- the EDN2 gene encoding endothelin-2 isoform X2, whose amino-acid sequence MVAVPTAWCSIALALLVALHEGKSQAAATPHLEQQLPTPRARGSHLRPRRCSCSSWLDKECVYFCHLDIIWVNTPGQTAPYGLGNPPRRRRRSLPRRCECCSAKDPACATFCHRRPWDIAAARIRFAGQRQEATREPRPTHSRRRKR is encoded by the exons ATGGTCGCCGTGCCCACCGCCTGGTGCTCCATCGCTCTAGCCCTGCTCGTGGCCCTGCACGAAG GCAAGAGCCAGGCGGCTGCCACCCCCCACCTAGAGCAGCAATTGCCCACGCCCCGTGCCCGAGGCTCCCACCTGCGACCTCGGCGTTGCTCCTGCAGCTCTTGGCTCGACAAGGAGTGCGTCTACTTTTGCCACCTGGACATCATCTGGGTGAACACGCCCGG ACAGACAGCTCCTTACGGCCTGGGAAACCCGCCAAGACGCCGGCGCCGCTCCCTGCCAAGGCGCTGTGAGTGCTGCAGTGCCAAGGACCCCGCCTGTGCTACCTTCTGCCATCGAAGGCCCTG GGACATTGCTGCAGCCAGAATCCGCTTTGCTGGACAACGGCAGGAGGCAACGAGGGAGCCCAGGCCTACCCACTCCAGGCGGAGGAAGAGATAG